GCGCACTAGAGCTGTGGCAGCGCGGCACGCGGCAGGACGTGGCCGAGCTGGCCACCGCCTCCCCGCATGCCTGCTGGGCCACGGCGGCGTTTGTGGATGCTTTCCCGGACGTCACCCACTGGTGGTTTGGCAGCCCGTGGACGCAGCGCGTGCGGGCGACCACCCGCACGGCGCTGCCGGAGGGGCGCGGGCTGGCGGTGTGGCTCCAGGCCGCGCTGGAGGACGCCGACGAGCTGCCCTGGGTCATCCTCGCTGGGGGCGACCCCGCCGGGCCGCTGCCGGAGTACGCGGGTGGGCCGCAGAACCTGGGGCTGCGCTCGGCGCTGGGCGCGCTGGCGCGGCAGGTGGGGGCGGGGCGCTTCCCGACCGCGCGCTGGGCGGTCGTGACCAGCCTGATCCCGGCGCGCGAGGTGGTCGGGCTGCTCGACGGCGCGGCGCTGGAGTTGCTCGGGCTCTGAGCGCAGTACGCAAAAAAGATCACGAAATGTGCTATAGTGCTCCTATTCGTGATGGTATTGTGTTGACCACGGGAGACGCCCATGACCCCAGAGATCCGCCTCGACCCCCGCCTCGCGCAGCGACTGCATGAGAAGAAGGCGCTGCTTGACCTTCAGCGCCCGCTGTCGCCGACGGTGGTGGCGAAGCTGTACGAGGATCTGCGCATCCGCCAGACCTACCACTCGAACGCCATCGAGGGCAACACGCTCGACCTGAGCGAGACGCAGCTCGTGGTGGCCGAGGGCATCACCATCGGCGGGCACACAGTGCGCGAGCACCTGGAGGCGATCAACCACGCGGCGGCCTACGGGCGGATGCTGGAGTTGGCGCGGGGCGATGCGTCGCTGGATGCGGCGGCGATCTGCGAGTTGCATGGGCTGGTGACGCAGGGGCTGGTGGACACGCCCGGCGCGTACCGCCGCGCCGCCGTGTTTATCAGCGGGTCGGAGCACCGCCCGCCGCACCATAGCCAGGTGTCGGGGCTGATGGCCGACCTGGTGGCGTGGGTGGCGGGGGATGGGCAGGCGTATGAGCCGGTGCTGCGGGCGGCGCTGACCCACGAGATGCTGCTCGCCATCCACCCCTTTGCAGATGGGAATGGGCGCACGGGGCGGCTGGTGCTCAATCTCCAGCTCATGCGCGATGGCTACCCCACGGCGCTGCTGCTGGCGGGGTGGAGGCCGCGCTACATCCAGGCGATGGAGCGGGCGCACCACGGGCAGTACAGCCCGCTGGCCAACGTGATTGGGCAGGCCGTGGAGGCAGGGCTGGATATGTTCCTCTCGGCGTGCGCGGATGTGCCGGAGGAACTCCAGCGACCGATCCGGGAGGTGGCCGAGGCGTGCGCGATCGATGGGGACTACCTGGGCTGGCTGCTGCGCGAGGGGCGCGTGGCGGGGCAGAAGCGCCGAGGGCGCTGGTACACCTCGGAGGCAGCAGTGCGCCGCTACCAGCGCGAGGTCGCCGAGGGCGTGGTGCCGAAGGGCCGACCACGGCAGGATGGGGTGTGAGTACCACACCCCATCCTATGTTCTCTGGCTTTACTCCATAATACAGCTACGAATAAAATCGAATAATCCTTGACCTTCCTTTACGCCAATGGCCCATGGGTCGCGAACACTTCGCTTTTTCATAAACTCATTGGTCTTTTGGATTTCGCGATAGAGGCGTTCTCGGGTTTCGCGCGAGAAGATGAATCGTACTTTAATGGGAGCAGCACGATAATTTTCTTCCCACCCTGAGGCGACCATATTTTCGATGGTCTCAACAAATAAGAGCCAGAGTACACAGAGAAGATCTTTTTCATTGAATGTATTGCTATCGATGTGATCCTTGATAACTTCTGGCGCGAGGGATTTTGCCATCATGGAGAAGCTATGATTATCAAGGATTCTTTTCCCCAAGTGGTGGATGTTTTCACCGAAAGTTCGATAGAGAACAAAGCCAACAAACTCCGTGAAGAGCAGCGACATGCCTGCTAAAATCTGGTTGAGGATAAACTGGTTATCACCACTCAGACGGGCATCAAGATCGGATTTTGTGAGCCGACTGGGGTCGATGCCTAAGCGCGTACAGGCGGCTTGGCGATTCTGTGAGGCAGTGGGGACAACAGCATCGACAAAATACCAGGAGAGATATGACACAAGCATTAATGAGGCACTTGGCGAGAGGTCGATACTATCTTCTCGTGCTCTCGCAAGCGCGAAGTCATAATCGAACCCATGTTTTCTTGGTTGCTGCTTAAAGATCAAAGCGTAAAAGCGGTCTTCAAAAAGGGTCTTTTTTTCGTTGACCGCTTCAGATGCAAAACCAATAAATGCAAGCCAGGTTTGAGCTAAGTCTGCATTATCAAGACGACGTGTTTTTCGTCGATCGGTCTTAAACTCTCTTGGATGTTTGCTTAATGCAGGCCTCCATCGTTTCGGGTCTTGGTCAAATGCTTCCCAGGCACCTTCTTTTGATTCATAAAACCATGATAAGTCTTCCGCAAAGATGCGGGCATACAATAGTTGCTCAAAGTTGTTTGAGACGAGGTTACGCGGCTTCATGGGATTTTGATTGTTGGTAGCCTTCACCACTTTGGTGATATCATCAACGGCGGTATTGAGGAGTAGGCGAACCATAACAGAACAGTTTTGTTCAAAATCTTCCTTATCTCGTTGATTGAGTTGCTGGAATGCCGTGTGTAAGGCAACCACCGTTTGTAGGCCATTGACAATACCAGGGTGAATAACGGTGAAGTGCTTTCGCTGATTGTTCGGTTTGATAAATGAATCACAGGTGATAGTAACACCATTGTTGAGGAAGCGGAACTCTCGTCTTGATCGTTGATGAAGCACAGAATCGCGTATGGCTTGATTTACCCGAGAGTTACTAATATTTGCTCGCACATTTGGCTCAAATATCTGATAGCCAAGCGCGTTATAGGCATCAACCAGATCGCTTGCCTTGCAGTAGAAGATCGCATTGTGGTTATCATTTATGGCTCCTTCGTTGCTTGTCCGCAAGTTAATGCGATCCTGTTTCCTCCCTTTTGCATCCATCCAATCGCGATTGCGTTCTCGCCATTTTCCATCGATGACATCGTCAATCGTATGGAGTACCGCATAGATTTGAATGGGGATCTCATCGAGGAGGATTGGTTCTGCATTCGCTCGTTGAAATGCTTGGAATTCAGCAGCCGCTTGAGGCGTTAAGACATTGCCAAGAATCACAAGGTGGAACGTAACAGGAATAGCAGTCGCGGTAGCCTCTAAACGATGGCTTCTCAGGGCTGAATCGCGTCGGCTAACTAAGAGGCGTAGATCTTTTTGCGGGACTTTGTCAAACCGTTCGGTGACCCAGAAGTTCTTGGCCCGTTCTAAATCTCGTATACCACTCCCATCAAATGCACTCAGATCAAGGAGTCCATCGGAATCTTGTTCATGGGTCTTCACTTGAAATAAATCAAAACCGTCGTTGGTTGCTGACCAAGCATCAATACCACGATCCTTGGTATCAATGAAGGTCATGTCATTCTCATAGCCAAGCCATTTTAGGAGAACCCGTGCGGCGGCTGCTGGGAAGGTGTAACTTTCGTTGGCCGCCGTTTTTCGGATATCTTCCGCTAGGAGATCAATGAAGGTTTGACGGTGCGATGACTGTGATAAGTTCATAGGCTCCTCACGTCTCTATTAAGTCAATACATACAATATATATCAATTCATTTAAGGGATTCTCCTCATAGTCTTCCTTTTTCTAGTACCTCAGTCCTTTCCCCAACTAGGACTAACACCCGCCAAATTGACGACTAGGCCGTGTCCACACCCCTGCGGCGTTTGCTATGCTCCTTGGTGAAAGGGGGCGCTATGCAAGACGACATGCGGGTTGCCCAACTGCGGGATGTGCCCGCCGCCCAGATCCAGCTCGCGGCGGCGAACCCGCGCACCGACG
This Chloroflexia bacterium SDU3-3 DNA region includes the following protein-coding sequences:
- a CDS encoding Fic family protein; the protein is MTPEIRLDPRLAQRLHEKKALLDLQRPLSPTVVAKLYEDLRIRQTYHSNAIEGNTLDLSETQLVVAEGITIGGHTVREHLEAINHAAAYGRMLELARGDASLDAAAICELHGLVTQGLVDTPGAYRRAAVFISGSEHRPPHHSQVSGLMADLVAWVAGDGQAYEPVLRAALTHEMLLAIHPFADGNGRTGRLVLNLQLMRDGYPTALLLAGWRPRYIQAMERAHHGQYSPLANVIGQAVEAGLDMFLSACADVPEELQRPIREVAEACAIDGDYLGWLLREGRVAGQKRRGRWYTSEAAVRRYQREVAEGVVPKGRPRQDGV